One Acinetobacter pullicarnis genomic region harbors:
- a CDS encoding fimbrial protein, whose translation MRPILGNYFSLGLLGTVLCTALCLASTAQASCSSSKLTRTGNEYAATISFAKLNLSSDYLQPAGTLLGSRIVAPTAHQLMGANARSILWSCDEADLGSIYFLVATNGDDRLAGYWEVGAADGLSHVYATWWEYIGLKQSMAGVDITRFWKKVPITSFERNNRKINIRLMDLPPLEASLYKISSLPPIIGSNSNACNRMGSSGLYDCQQPNSYLQLSGDANVGFDFAHDYVGEDSSLQHRFMSDNNGFAYGLHHTGPLTRTETCVARNATPLIQFPTMSALHLQQGDSAQADFSVTIECSDQVHSGTDSGQTAIAFEISNNAYAVAQNLGLLQANGAVNYLLSDQYQSNSDLAQGVGIRLKNAISGKQILFTHPATGLGGGESLGWYPVLEGASRVGRLQSGYSSYLQNYTAILEALPGLNVTPGKIKATATVVVKVQ comes from the coding sequence ATGCGCCCTATACTTGGAAACTACTTCAGCCTCGGATTGCTGGGCACTGTTTTGTGTACTGCTTTGTGTTTGGCCAGTACTGCACAAGCCAGTTGCAGCTCAAGCAAGCTCACCCGTACTGGAAATGAATACGCTGCAACGATTAGCTTTGCCAAACTCAATCTCAGTTCAGACTACTTACAACCTGCAGGCACCTTGTTGGGCAGTCGTATTGTTGCACCCACCGCACATCAACTTATGGGTGCCAATGCCCGCTCCATTCTTTGGAGCTGTGATGAAGCGGATTTAGGTTCGATCTATTTTCTGGTCGCCACCAATGGCGATGATCGCTTGGCCGGTTATTGGGAAGTTGGTGCAGCTGATGGCTTGAGTCATGTTTATGCGACTTGGTGGGAATACATTGGCTTAAAACAAAGCATGGCGGGCGTTGATATTACTCGTTTTTGGAAAAAAGTTCCCATCACTTCATTTGAACGGAATAACCGAAAAATCAATATTCGACTCATGGACCTTCCCCCACTCGAAGCCAGTCTGTATAAAATCAGCAGCCTACCGCCCATCATTGGCAGCAACAGTAACGCTTGTAATCGGATGGGCAGTTCAGGCCTATATGACTGTCAACAACCGAATAGTTATCTGCAACTGTCGGGGGATGCCAATGTTGGTTTTGACTTTGCACATGATTATGTGGGTGAAGATTCGAGTCTTCAGCATCGCTTTATGAGTGACAACAATGGCTTCGCTTATGGACTCCATCACACCGGGCCTCTCACCAGAACCGAAACCTGTGTTGCAAGAAATGCAACACCACTGATTCAATTTCCCACCATGTCCGCATTACATTTACAGCAAGGTGACAGTGCGCAAGCCGATTTCTCGGTCACCATTGAATGTAGTGATCAAGTACACTCTGGGACGGACTCAGGTCAAACTGCGATTGCCTTTGAAATTTCCAATAACGCTTATGCTGTTGCACAGAATCTAGGCTTGTTACAAGCCAATGGCGCAGTGAACTATTTACTTTCAGATCAATATCAATCGAACTCAGATTTGGCACAAGGGGTCGGCATTCGACTTAAAAATGCAATTTCAGGCAAGCAAATCTTATTTACTCATCCTGCTACCGGATTAGGCGGTGGAGAAAGTCTGGGTTGGTATCCGGTTTTAGAGGGTGCTTCCAGAGTCGGTCGATTGCAATCGGGCTACAGCAGTTATTTGCAAAATTACACTGCGATCTTGGAAGCATTGCCTGGGCTCAACGTAACGCCCGGAAAAATTAAAGCCACGGCAACCGTCGTCGTAAAAGTGCAATGA
- a CDS encoding cyd operon YbgE family protein, translating to MTEVVMLAKQAKVNKFAMAVSFLLALPLAAVLLIHPAAMLDANGGYSHRAMMLIMIGISGGFVHGVGFIPRFWLWKWLFSPFIAWPLMIWGYYTWFMA from the coding sequence ATGACTGAAGTCGTAATGTTAGCAAAGCAAGCAAAGGTAAATAAATTTGCCATGGCCGTGTCATTTTTGTTGGCATTACCGCTTGCAGCCGTTTTACTCATTCACCCTGCTGCAATGTTAGATGCAAATGGGGGTTATAGTCATCGTGCCATGATGTTGATCATGATTGGCATTTCGGGTGGCTTTGTACATGGTGTTGGATTTATACCTCGTTTCTGGTTATGGAAATGGTTATTTAGTCCTTTCATTGCCTGGCCACTGATGATTTGGGGTTACTACACTTGGTTTATGGCCTAA
- a CDS encoding fimbrial protein has product MNIYKSSLVLLTGSILLSTITLAAPVVTFQGEVAAQTCQATINGQTNGIVLLPTVSVGEFTAKNNTAGLTPFTISISGCSGKDPELKIGTKFLGRNVTSTGNLGNLASVSPAKNVAIQLTQTAAGTVPVVLNGITKVDGLILPLNQASTSHQFGARYIVDEGTIPTPGAITAVAEYTISYQ; this is encoded by the coding sequence ATGAATATTTATAAATCGTCACTCGTACTTTTAACCGGTTCAATCCTCTTATCTACCATCACACTGGCCGCGCCAGTGGTAACCTTCCAAGGAGAAGTTGCAGCACAAACCTGTCAAGCGACAATCAACGGTCAAACCAACGGCATCGTCTTGCTTCCAACCGTTTCAGTCGGTGAATTCACTGCCAAAAATAATACTGCTGGTTTAACCCCTTTTACGATTTCAATCTCTGGGTGTAGCGGGAAGGATCCTGAATTAAAAATTGGAACCAAATTTCTCGGTCGTAATGTCACCAGTACTGGCAATCTAGGTAATCTCGCCAGCGTTTCACCGGCAAAAAATGTAGCGATTCAACTTACCCAAACGGCTGCAGGAACAGTTCCGGTCGTATTAAATGGGATTACCAAAGTGGATGGCTTAATCCTGCCACTCAACCAAGCCTCGACAAGCCATCAATTTGGGGCACGCTATATCGTTGATGAGGGCACGATACCAACGCCGGGTGCGATTACCGCAGTGGCTGAATATACCATTAGCTATCAATAA
- a CDS encoding TonB-dependent siderophore receptor, with the protein MRLPYFTPLFYALLALPTFVLAMDLESSPTADETVQSLPTIIVHGLVEEKLTEHSKKYIKPNSSMATKMDISLKDTPQTVSVVTQQQIQDQGLTSLAEVLNQVVGINVSNNDSERVSFSARGFNVDNIQIDGITTAYSGTGASVLAIPAYDSAIYDHIEVLKGVTGLTTGLGEPSASINMIHKRPSSEFQASGSVGYGRWNTQRYVGDVSGAILADEKLNGRFIAAYSRSDTGRQHYEKNNLVLSGALTSQLTDTTTLTLGMDYQKDDPKGLGNVSPIFYADGTETDFKPKDNIASSDWVRWTRTHKNYYIYLDQALNDQWQAKLAYSYQTLAGSLKNFWPFNGSMNSDGSGLSYSYWASEGYLKQHSFDATVNGKFNLFEREHQVVFGLNGWTRNAEEYGMHYPKGQTIENSHAFDGAQLPDFDTERSGLGDKTTESKQLGAFLNTRWHLTDRWKLFAGGRVSHWESKLKTYHYGDLIKTSNEQKRNAVFVPYIATTFDLTPNTTIYTSYTEIFKPQYNLDIHDQYLDPEEGSSIEFGLKNSLLDERLNLNAAVYRTKKDNMAEIDPNYISPNGRDVRYRAANNTTTKGIELQAVGQLTDQLSLSAGYAYNKTENKAGKRLNTSMPNQDAKLFVNYAFDQALSGLKVGAGLNWYDSSTAQIKIGTADQPFEKALTQKAYVLGSLYAAYDISPKINVTMNVNNLFNKTYYTRITPSYKAGYFGDPRSYMLTMNFKY; encoded by the coding sequence ATGCGCCTCCCATATTTCACGCCGTTATTTTATGCTTTATTGGCTCTACCGACGTTTGTTTTAGCGATGGATTTAGAATCGAGTCCTACCGCTGATGAAACTGTACAAAGTTTGCCGACGATTATTGTGCATGGTCTTGTTGAAGAAAAGCTGACGGAACATTCAAAAAAATATATTAAGCCAAACTCAAGCATGGCGACCAAAATGGATATTTCATTAAAAGATACGCCACAAACGGTCAGTGTTGTGACTCAGCAACAGATCCAAGATCAGGGGTTGACCAGCTTGGCTGAGGTGTTAAATCAAGTGGTTGGTATTAATGTCAGTAACAATGACAGTGAGCGGGTGAGCTTTAGTGCACGCGGCTTTAATGTTGATAATATTCAGATTGATGGCATAACAACGGCTTATTCAGGTACGGGTGCTTCAGTTTTAGCAATCCCTGCTTATGACAGCGCCATTTATGACCATATTGAAGTGCTTAAAGGTGTCACAGGTTTAACCACGGGTTTAGGTGAACCCTCAGCCAGTATTAATATGATTCATAAGCGGCCAAGCAGTGAATTTCAAGCATCGGGAAGCGTGGGTTATGGGCGTTGGAATACGCAACGCTATGTAGGCGATGTTTCTGGGGCGATATTGGCTGATGAAAAATTGAATGGGCGTTTTATTGCCGCCTATAGCCGTAGTGATACAGGACGCCAGCATTATGAGAAAAATAATCTTGTCTTATCGGGTGCATTAACCTCGCAACTGACAGACACTACGACATTAACGTTGGGGATGGATTATCAAAAGGATGATCCTAAGGGGCTTGGAAATGTTTCACCTATTTTTTATGCGGATGGTACTGAAACCGATTTTAAGCCCAAAGACAATATCGCAAGTAGTGATTGGGTGCGTTGGACGCGAACCCATAAAAATTATTATATTTATTTAGATCAAGCATTGAATGATCAGTGGCAAGCTAAATTAGCCTATAGCTATCAGACCTTAGCGGGGTCATTGAAGAATTTCTGGCCATTTAACGGCAGTATGAACAGCGATGGCTCAGGACTGAGTTATTCCTATTGGGCAAGTGAGGGCTATTTAAAGCAACATAGCTTTGATGCAACGGTAAATGGCAAGTTCAATTTATTTGAGCGTGAGCACCAAGTGGTATTTGGCTTAAATGGATGGACGCGCAATGCTGAGGAATATGGCATGCATTATCCCAAAGGGCAGACAATCGAAAATAGTCATGCATTTGACGGCGCTCAGCTACCAGACTTCGATACAGAACGTAGCGGTCTTGGAGATAAAACTACAGAAAGTAAGCAGTTGGGAGCTTTTTTAAATACACGTTGGCATTTAACGGATCGTTGGAAATTATTTGCAGGTGGTCGTGTCAGTCACTGGGAAAGCAAACTTAAAACTTATCATTATGGGGATTTAATCAAGACCAGCAATGAGCAAAAACGCAATGCTGTCTTTGTACCTTATATTGCAACAACCTTTGATCTAACACCCAATACCACGATTTATACCAGTTATACCGAAATCTTTAAGCCACAATATAATCTGGATATTCATGATCAGTATTTAGATCCTGAGGAAGGCAGTAGTATTGAGTTTGGGCTTAAAAATAGTTTGTTGGATGAGCGCCTGAATTTAAATGCTGCGGTATATCGGACTAAAAAAGACAATATGGCTGAGATTGATCCCAATTATATAAGTCCCAATGGCCGTGATGTACGCTATCGCGCTGCAAACAATACTACCACCAAAGGCATAGAGCTGCAGGCCGTTGGGCAACTCACCGATCAATTGAGTTTAAGTGCAGGCTATGCCTACAACAAAACCGAGAATAAAGCGGGTAAGCGTTTAAATACCTCAATGCCGAACCAAGATGCTAAATTATTTGTAAATTATGCCTTTGACCAAGCTTTATCTGGGCTTAAAGTTGGGGCTGGACTGAATTGGTACGATTCAAGCACTGCACAAATTAAAATAGGGACGGCTGATCAACCTTTTGAAAAAGCGCTGACGCAAAAGGCCTACGTATTGGGTAGCTTGTATGCAGCATATGATATTAGTCCAAAAATTAATGTCACCATGAATGTGAATAATCTGTTTAATAAAACCTATTACACTCGCATCACGCCAAGTTATAAAGCAGGGTATTTCGGTGATCCAAGAAGCTATATGTTGACGATGAATTTTAAATACTAA
- the cydB gene encoding cytochrome d ubiquinol oxidase subunit II, which produces MIEYELLKIIWWVLVGVLLIGFALTDGFDMGSMALMPFVGKNDDERRAAINTIAPHWEGNQVWFVTAGGALFAAWPMVYATAFSGMYWALLLVLFALFLRPVGFDYRSKLENTKWRTSWDWALCVGGAVPALVFGVAFGNMFLGVPFDLDATVRSTYSGNFFQLLNPFALVCGLVSLSMLNAHGGAWLMLRTDSDLRKRSAKATQLMGVVFLVCFLLAGAWLYFGNIQGYTLVTPYDVGGVANPLAKQVLVDANPGWMNNYSTYPITLIAPIMAILGGLLIIFGAGKNKAGVSFTGSTLAVTGAILTAGFALFPFLMPSSINPDVSLTMWDAVSSKNTLTVMTVVAAIFVPTVLGYTIWCYYKMWGVITNKHIKDNTHTLY; this is translated from the coding sequence ATGATCGAATATGAACTTCTCAAAATTATCTGGTGGGTTTTAGTCGGTGTATTACTGATTGGTTTTGCCCTTACTGATGGTTTCGATATGGGCTCAATGGCACTCATGCCATTCGTTGGTAAAAATGATGACGAGCGTCGTGCTGCCATCAATACCATTGCACCGCACTGGGAAGGCAACCAAGTTTGGTTTGTAACCGCAGGTGGTGCGTTATTCGCAGCGTGGCCAATGGTTTATGCAACAGCATTCTCGGGAATGTATTGGGCCCTGCTCTTGGTTCTGTTTGCACTGTTCCTCAGACCCGTTGGTTTTGACTATCGCTCTAAGCTAGAAAACACCAAATGGCGTACTTCATGGGATTGGGCACTCTGCGTCGGTGGTGCGGTGCCAGCACTCGTGTTTGGTGTAGCATTCGGCAATATGTTCCTCGGTGTTCCTTTTGACCTCGATGCAACTGTACGCTCTACCTATAGCGGCAACTTCTTTCAACTACTCAACCCATTTGCTTTGGTATGTGGTTTGGTGAGCTTGTCGATGCTCAATGCACATGGTGGCGCTTGGTTAATGCTGCGTACCGACAGTGACTTGCGTAAACGCTCTGCAAAAGCAACTCAGTTGATGGGTGTAGTGTTCTTGGTCTGCTTCTTATTGGCAGGCGCATGGTTATACTTTGGCAACATCCAAGGTTATACCCTCGTTACCCCTTACGATGTTGGTGGTGTTGCAAATCCACTAGCAAAACAAGTATTGGTTGATGCGAACCCAGGTTGGATGAATAACTATAGTACTTATCCAATTACCTTAATTGCGCCAATTATGGCAATATTAGGTGGTTTACTGATTATATTTGGTGCAGGTAAAAATAAAGCAGGCGTCAGTTTCACTGGTTCTACTTTGGCCGTGACTGGTGCGATTTTAACTGCAGGTTTTGCATTATTTCCATTCCTTATGCCATCTAGCATCAATCCAGATGTTAGCTTGACCATGTGGGATGCGGTATCAAGTAAAAATACCTTAACCGTAATGACTGTTGTTGCTGCGATCTTTGTTCCGACCGTTTTAGGCTACACCATCTGGTGTTACTACAAAATGTGGGGCGTTATCACCAACAAACACATTAAAGACAATACGCACACCCTTTACTAA
- a CDS encoding fimbrial biogenesis chaperone — MNFYINNFALAMPLLFSLLTSYSQAGVVMTGTRVIFPAKQMEKTIQLENKDNFPNLVQVWLDSGDESATAETANAPFMVSPQFFKIEAQQGQMLRLIFSGDQSALPSDRESLFYLNFSEMPAIKSSDIEKNKLLVVFRNRVKVLYRPEALKTSAANISEQLNYTIKKQTDHTIRIQLNNHSAYYANLSKLSLQLNGKEIQKEDNITIAPQSVFEWKITPTIKENAELQLQIVLINDYGATIKYQLKHSPS, encoded by the coding sequence ATGAATTTTTATATCAATAATTTCGCACTAGCGATGCCCCTCTTGTTTAGCCTCCTCACCTCCTACAGCCAAGCTGGGGTGGTAATGACAGGAACTCGGGTCATTTTTCCGGCCAAACAAATGGAAAAAACCATTCAACTGGAAAACAAAGATAACTTCCCCAATTTGGTTCAAGTATGGCTGGATAGTGGTGATGAAAGCGCTACCGCAGAAACCGCCAATGCGCCATTTATGGTTAGCCCCCAATTTTTTAAAATTGAAGCACAACAAGGGCAAATGCTACGTTTGATTTTTAGTGGTGATCAGAGCGCATTGCCAAGCGATCGTGAAAGCCTTTTTTATTTAAACTTTTCAGAAATGCCTGCGATCAAAAGCAGTGATATTGAAAAAAATAAACTGTTGGTGGTGTTTAGAAATCGCGTCAAAGTGCTTTATCGCCCCGAAGCCTTAAAAACCAGCGCTGCCAACATATCTGAGCAACTCAACTATACGATTAAAAAGCAGACCGACCACACCATCCGTATTCAGCTCAATAATCATAGCGCCTACTATGCCAATCTCAGCAAACTATCACTGCAGTTAAATGGCAAAGAAATTCAAAAAGAGGACAATATCACCATCGCACCACAGTCTGTTTTTGAATGGAAAATCACGCCAACAATCAAAGAGAACGCGGAGCTACAATTACAGATTGTGCTCATCAATGACTACGGCGCCACGATCAAATATCAACTGAAACACAGCCCAAGCTGA
- the cydX gene encoding cytochrome bd-I oxidase subunit CydX: MWYFTWILGVLMACFAGVLSALYIESHHDLDEE, translated from the coding sequence ATGTGGTATTTTACATGGATTCTCGGCGTTCTAATGGCCTGTTTTGCAGGTGTATTGAGTGCGCTCTACATTGAGTCTCATCACGATTTAGACGAGGAATAA
- a CDS encoding fimbria/pilus outer membrane usher protein translates to MRSDILFIFATAVPVYLIFGVILSTSLTAATTENQGIGAADEYVFDGALFRGSSFNQETVLHLTQGESISPGRYKVDIYINNHFFEHRDVRFIQDAQQHIQACFNTMQLQRASIITLIPEKMAKTETETETETETETETETETENCASLQSLIGAGSSQFDFKRLRLNLTIPNSLIKQVPAGYVNPSEWRMGESIGFINYISNVYYNRYAAIGFNQHQDSAYLALNGGINFGQWQFRQQSNLNYQQHHLHWRNLRRYLKRPIPSLNSELALGQLSSMGRFFSGISFNGISLHSDDRMLPNSKQGYAPVIQGVAKSNARVSVQQNGYEIYQITVAPGPFKISDLFPTSANGDLNVIIDEADGSRSNFRVPFSAVAESVRLGAFKYSFDLGKTRDTQNDRIFANLTTQYGFSNTITLNSGFRIANHYQAIVLGSAYTHRIGAFGANLTLSRSTAQQQASQKGWMLAGNYSKTIQPTKTTIALSAYRVSNSGYLELTDLIRLDQRKPTGRISRTNSTQANSRFTLSVNQALGRFGGIYLSASAQQYRAKRPNDNQFQLGYSKSLANGLSINLTATRLKRGLTPTDQESPSRLPSVISNPKDQHHARTETSFGLSIAMPLGLKSAQKSHQLMLSAYHNTNQNDYQANLSGAILQRPDLHYSLGVNYEDASQQRHWNASIQKHSPNANIDVNAAMGQHFWQAAANIQGALAIHAGGITFGGYLSDTFALIEAQGAQGAKVLNTQDSTINSYGFALLPALTPYHYNTIALSPEGMSSQAELVAGQQRVAPYAGAAIKIKFTTHQGFAFLVQSTLADGVAVPMGADVFDQSANNIGIVGQNGQIYFRSEQSKGELSIKWGENEQEACSIHYALTSQQIRIPLTKFSAICKVEQ, encoded by the coding sequence ATGCGATCAGACATCCTGTTTATTTTCGCTACGGCTGTGCCTGTTTATTTAATCTTTGGCGTCATTCTTTCGACTTCACTTACGGCTGCGACAACGGAGAATCAAGGTATCGGTGCCGCAGATGAATATGTATTTGATGGCGCATTATTTCGTGGTTCTTCCTTTAATCAAGAGACTGTGCTGCATTTAACCCAAGGAGAAAGTATTTCGCCTGGTCGTTATAAAGTAGATATTTACATCAATAACCATTTTTTTGAGCATCGCGATGTTCGCTTTATTCAAGATGCACAGCAGCATATTCAAGCCTGTTTCAACACAATGCAATTACAACGTGCATCGATTATCACGTTAATACCTGAAAAAATGGCCAAAACAGAAACAGAAACAGAAACAGAAACAGAAACAGAAACAGAAACAGAAACAGAAACAGAAAATTGTGCTTCATTGCAAAGCCTGATCGGCGCAGGTAGCAGCCAATTCGACTTTAAGCGTTTAAGGCTGAACTTAACGATTCCAAACAGTTTAATCAAACAAGTCCCAGCGGGCTATGTCAATCCGAGTGAATGGCGTATGGGTGAGTCAATTGGGTTTATTAACTACATCAGTAACGTTTACTATAATCGCTATGCAGCTATAGGGTTTAACCAACATCAAGATTCCGCTTATTTGGCATTAAACGGCGGCATTAACTTTGGACAATGGCAGTTCCGACAACAATCCAACTTAAACTATCAGCAGCACCATCTGCATTGGCGCAATCTACGTCGCTATCTTAAACGGCCAATCCCCAGTCTCAACAGTGAGCTTGCACTGGGCCAATTGAGCAGTATGGGTCGTTTTTTTTCAGGAATCAGTTTTAATGGAATCAGCCTGCATTCTGATGATCGTATGCTGCCCAACTCTAAGCAGGGTTATGCCCCTGTTATTCAAGGTGTTGCCAAAAGCAATGCCCGCGTTTCAGTTCAACAAAATGGTTATGAAATTTATCAAATCACGGTCGCACCGGGCCCATTTAAAATAAGTGATCTGTTCCCAACCAGCGCCAATGGTGACCTAAATGTCATTATTGATGAAGCAGATGGCAGCCGCTCAAACTTTCGTGTGCCCTTCTCTGCTGTCGCTGAATCTGTACGGCTAGGTGCATTTAAATATAGCTTTGATCTGGGCAAAACCCGTGACACGCAAAATGACCGTATCTTTGCCAATCTCACCACCCAATATGGATTCAGCAATACCATCACACTCAATAGCGGCTTCAGGATTGCCAATCACTATCAAGCCATTGTACTGGGCAGTGCCTATACCCATCGAATTGGTGCTTTTGGCGCAAATCTGACGCTTTCTCGTAGCACAGCTCAACAACAGGCCAGCCAAAAAGGCTGGATGTTGGCAGGCAACTACAGCAAAACCATCCAGCCAACCAAAACCACAATTGCCCTCAGTGCCTATCGGGTTTCCAATTCAGGTTATCTTGAACTCACCGATTTGATTCGCTTAGATCAACGCAAACCAACAGGGCGTATTTCTCGTACCAATTCCACACAAGCCAATTCTCGCTTCACGCTTTCAGTCAATCAAGCCTTGGGCCGTTTCGGTGGGATCTATCTTTCTGCATCCGCGCAACAGTATCGGGCAAAACGTCCCAATGACAACCAGTTCCAACTCGGCTATAGCAAATCATTGGCGAATGGACTTTCCATAAACCTTACCGCAACGCGACTTAAACGAGGTCTTACTCCAACCGATCAAGAAAGCCCATCCCGTCTTCCGAGTGTAATCTCAAATCCTAAGGACCAACATCATGCCAGAACAGAAACCAGTTTTGGCTTGTCAATTGCCATGCCACTGGGTCTAAAAAGCGCACAAAAATCGCATCAACTGATGCTGTCGGCCTACCACAATACCAATCAAAATGACTATCAAGCCAATTTAAGCGGTGCGATCCTACAACGTCCCGACCTGCACTATAGTCTGGGGGTCAATTATGAGGATGCCTCACAGCAACGTCATTGGAATGCATCCATCCAGAAGCATAGCCCAAATGCCAACATTGATGTCAATGCAGCTATGGGGCAGCACTTTTGGCAAGCCGCTGCCAATATACAAGGTGCATTGGCAATACATGCGGGTGGCATTACTTTTGGTGGCTATTTGTCTGATACCTTTGCCTTAATTGAGGCACAAGGTGCGCAAGGCGCCAAAGTTTTAAACACCCAAGACAGCACAATTAATAGTTATGGCTTTGCCCTGTTACCGGCATTAACCCCCTATCACTACAATACGATTGCGCTGAGCCCAGAAGGCATGTCTAGTCAAGCTGAGTTGGTTGCTGGTCAGCAACGGGTTGCACCCTACGCAGGTGCTGCCATTAAAATTAAATTTACCACTCATCAAGGCTTTGCCTTTCTGGTTCAAAGCACACTTGCAGATGGGGTTGCTGTCCCCATGGGAGCCGATGTTTTTGATCAATCTGCCAATAATATCGGCATTGTCGGGCAAAATGGTCAAATCTACTTTCGGTCAGAACAGTCCAAGGGTGAACTAAGCATTAAATGGGGCGAAAATGAACAAGAGGCTTGCAGCATTCACTATGCGCTCACATCACAACAAATTCGCATCCCCCTAACCAAATTCTCCGCAATTTGTAAAGTAGAGCAATAA